ACGAACTCCTCGAACGCATCCGCGACATCCGGGCCAGCGAGCGCCGGATGTACCTGCGGGTGCGAGACATCATCGCCCTTGCGGCGGACTACGCCCCCTCGGCGGCCAACACTCAGCGGACTTTCCAGATCCTGCAGAACAAGCTGCACTTTGCCGCCACCGGGAAGACGGCCGCCGAGCTGATCGTCGAACGCGCGGACCACGCGCTCCCGAACATGGGGCTCACGTCGTGGAAAGGAGAGGTGGTGCGGAAAGGAGACGTGACGGTCGCGAAGAACTACCTGCGCGAAGATGAGATCGACGGCCTCAATCGAATCGTCGTGATGTTCCTGGATTTCGCCGAAGACCAGGCGAAGCGACGAAAGCAGGTGTTCCTGCGCGACTGGGAGCAGCGCCTCGATGATTTTCTGCGGTTCAACGATCGCGCGGTGCTCGGAGGCGCAGGCTCGGTGTCGCACGCTGCCGCTGAGCAACATGCGAGCGACGAATACGAGCAGTTCACCGAGCGTCGTCGCGT
The Gemmatimonadaceae bacterium DNA segment above includes these coding regions:
- a CDS encoding virulence RhuM family protein encodes the protein MAELYQTSVQNVNAHLVELYEENELDEGATINSWLIVRTEGARQVSRSIQHYNLEAVIAVGYRVRSSRGTLFRQWATARLAEYLVKGFVLDDERLRNPPGPDVPDYFDELLERIRDIRASERRMYLRVRDIIALAADYAPSAANTQRTFQILQNKLHFAATGKTAAELIVERADHALPNMGLTSWKGEVVRKGDVTVAKNYLREDEIDGLNRIVVMFLDFAEDQAKRRKQVFLRDWEQRLDDFLRFNDRAVLGGAGSVSHAAAEQHASDEYEQFTERRRVEAEQDAERRNLEEINEAIRSLPRPTKEADQ